Proteins found in one Miscanthus floridulus cultivar M001 chromosome 4, ASM1932011v1, whole genome shotgun sequence genomic segment:
- the LOC136552588 gene encoding cytochrome P450 89A2-like, with protein sequence MQTSWILLAGALLLSLLVLRRRHAKNRRLPPGPPAVPLFGNLLWLRNSAADVEPLLLKLFNRYGPVVTLRMGSRLAIFVADRRLAHAALVGAGAVTMANRPQAATSSLLGVSDNIITRADYGPVWRLLRRNLVAETLHPSRVRLFAPARAWVRGVLMDKLRAGSGAGDDEPGDVMEAFRYTMFCLLVLMCFGERLDEPAVRAIEDAERAWLLYISQQMSVFFFFPSVTRHVFRGRLQTARALRRRQAELFVPLINARREYKRQAMAGQAPARETTFQHSYVDTLLDITLPAEEGHRALTDDEIVALCSEFLTAGTDTTSTGLQWIMAELVKNPAVQDRLHAEIKATCGEDAEVVSEEAVHGMPYLKAVILEGLRKHPPGHFVLPHKAAEDMDVGGYLIPKGATVNFMLAEMGRDEQEWERPMEFVPERFLEGGDGVGVDMTGTKGIRMMPFGVGRRICAGLSIAMLHLEFFVANMVREFEWREAPGHEVEFGEKSEFTTVMKKPLRPRLVPRS encoded by the coding sequence ATGCAGACCAGCTGGATCCTCCTCGCGGGCGCCCTCCTGCTCTCGCTCCTCGTCCTCCGCCGGCGCCACGCCAAGAACCGCCGCCTGCCGCCGGGTCCCCCGGCCGTGCCGCTGTTCGGCAACCTGCTGTGGCTGAGGAACTCCGCGGCGGACGTGGAGCCCCTGCTGCTGAAGCTCTTCAATCGGTACGGCCCGGTCGTGACGCTCCGGATGGGCTCCCGGCTCGCCATCTTCGTGGCCGACCGCCGCCTCGCGcacgccgcgctcgtgggcgccGGCGCCGTCACGATGGCGAACCGGCCGCAGGCCGCCACGAGCTCGCTCCTGGGCGTCAGCGACAACATCATCACCCGCGCCGACTACGGGCCCGTGTGGCGCCTCCTGCGCCGCAACCTGGTCGCCGAGACGCTGCACCCGTCGCGCGTCAGGCTGTTCGCGCCCGCGCGCGCCTGGGTACGCGGCGTCCTCATGGACAAGCTGCGGGCGGGAAGTGGTGCCGGGGACGACGAGCCGGGCGACGTCATGGAGGCGTTCCGGTACACCATGTTCTGCCTCCTCGTGCTCATGTGCTTCGGCGAGCGGCTGGACGAGCCCGCGGTGCGCGCCATCGAGGACGCCGAGCGCGCGTGGCTGCTCTACATCTCCCAGCAGATgagcgtcttcttcttcttcccgtcCGTCACCAGGCACGTCTTCCGCGGCCGCCTGCAGACCGCGCGCGCCCTGCGCCGGCGCCAGGCGGAGCTCTTCGTGCCGCTCATCAACGCTCGCCGCGAGTACAAGCGGCAGGCCATGGCCGGCCAGGCGCCGGCGAGGGAGACCACGTTCCAGCACTCGTACGTGGACACcctgctcgacatcacgctccccGCGGAGGAGGGCCACCGCGCGCTCACCGACGACGAGATCGTCGCGCTCTGCTCCGAGTTCCTCACCGCCGGCACCGACACCACCTCCACGGGCCTGCAGTGGATCATGGCCGAGCTTGTGAAGAACCCGGCTGTCCAAGACCGGCTCCACGCGGAGATCAAGGCCACGTGCGGCGAGGACGCCGAGGTGGTCTCGGAGGAGGCCGTGCACGGGATGCCGTACCTTAAGGCGGTGATCCTGGAGGGCCTGCGCAAGCACCCGCCGGGCCACTTCGTGCTTCCGCACAAGGCCGCCGAGGACATGGACGTCGGCGGGTACCTGATTCCCAAGGGCGCGACGGTGAACTTCATGTTAGCCGAGATGGGCCGGGACGAGCAGGAGTGGGAGAGGCCGATGGAGTTCGTCCCGGAGCGGTTCCTGGAGGGCGGCGACGGCGTGGGCGTGGACATGACGGGCACCAAGGGGATCAGGATGATGCCGTTCGGCGTGGGGCGGAGGATCTGCGCCGGGCTGTCCATCGCCATGCTGCACCTCGAGTTCTTCGTGGCCAACATGGTGAGGGAGTTCGAGTGGAGAGAGGCTCCCGGCCACGAGGTGGAGTTCGGGGAGAAGAGCGAGTTCACCACCGTCATGAAGAAGCCGCTGCGCCCGCGCCTCGTGCCGAGGAGTTGA